One Hevea brasiliensis isolate MT/VB/25A 57/8 chromosome 5, ASM3005281v1, whole genome shotgun sequence genomic region harbors:
- the LOC110668017 gene encoding steroid 5-alpha-reductase DET2, which yields MAFSDQSLFHYALLAFFLIGPPTFISLRFLQAPYGKHNRPGWGPTISPPLAWFLMESPTLWLTLLLFPFGQHATNSKALILMSPFLIHYFHRTCLYPLSLYLSTTQRNTKSGTGFPVSVALMAFGFNLLNAYLQARWVSHYKENYHSDGRFWWKFFGGLLVFLWGMWINVWSDRVLMGLKRENGGYKVPRGGWFELVSCPNYFGEIVEWLGWSVMTWSWVGFGFFLYTCANLMPRAFANHKWYLDKFGEDYPRARKAVIPFLY from the coding sequence atggctttCTCAGATCAGAGCCTCTTTCATTACGCCCTCCTTGCTTTCTTCCTTATAGGACCTCCCACCTTCATCTCCCTCAGGTTCCTTCAAGCCCCATATGGCAAGCATAATCGCCCTGGCTGGGGCCCTACTATCTCCCCTCCTTTGGCATGGTTCCTCATGGAGAGCCCCACTCTCTGGCTTACCCTTCTCCTCTTTCCTTTCGGCCAACATGCCACGAATTCCAAAGCACTGATTCTTATGTCTCCTTTTCTCATCCACTATTTCCACCGCACCTGCCTCTACCCTCTTAGCCTTTACCTGAGTACCACTCAGCGGAATACCAAATCTGGTACTGGATTTCCAGTGAGTGTGGCCCTGATGGCTTTTGGGTTTAATTTATTGAATGCTTACTTGCAAGCTAGGTGGGTGTCTCATTACAAGGAGAATTATCACAGCGATGGGCGGTTCTGGTGGAAATTTTTCGGTGGGCTATTGGTGTTTTTGTGGGGTATGTGGATTAATGTATGGTCTGATAGGGTTTTGATGGGGTTAAAGAGAGAGAATGGTGGGTACAAGGTACCAAGAGGAGGGTGGTTTGAGCTGGTGAGCTGTCCCAACTATTTTGGGGAGATTGTTGAGTGGCTTGGGTGGAGTGTGATGACATGGTCTTGGGTTGGGTTTGGGTTTTTCCTCTACACATGTGCCAACTTGATGCCCAGGGCATTTGCTAACCATAAGTGGTATCTGGACAAGTTTGGAGAAGATTATCCCAGGGCTAGAAAAGCTGTTATCCCTTTCTTGTATTGA